A DNA window from Porites lutea chromosome 6, jaPorLute2.1, whole genome shotgun sequence contains the following coding sequences:
- the LOC140940536 gene encoding DELTA-alicitoxin-Pse2b-like produces the protein MLLFLLLFVCFTSDAYERQLLGRGIYVPQANILGEMDNVGARVFKKDKLAACSLVKKKPVASQSFTFFKNTQSFYSSLVTTFKFGFTLSAGFTLGFTLDYVSKRISTVNRTVAGNMLEIKASTYQSTLYDDCIMNVKNLEPSFLSEFAQLPTQIDRPWWPTSWMRYEAFLKKYGSHMVSSVIYGASIKQMAFAESKSEYTERDFQVNCCLQLGGSAEAVSVDINICAGITKDEIKRVKHMAMSDSLIIRGGSDETRNALIGKRTAELIKKFMTEAKTTNSTMEFKFTSIWDILKGTSKVTSDNYLRAVNLENFYLGYRNYGCPFQKSGNQILQVFNHSRFSTPDMPIYECSLAPDGCHSDHDCHYAIGVFCACRGRTCVEYKEIMLETGAFKTVAVPHLTDTAFELEWKGCDWNPRWPGSSCQCRKENHQRRVVWSSFQKSGCRLRGWERFPRRSRLRKN, from the coding sequence GTGTTTAAGAAAGACAAACTTGCAGCGTGTTCTTTGGTTAAAAAGAAACCTGTTGCATCACAATCATTCACCTTTTTCAAGAACACACAGTCGTTCTACTCAAGTTTAGTGACTACGTTTAAGTTTGGCTTTACACTATCAGCGGGATTCACATTAGGCTTTACGCTCGACTATGTTTCCAAAAGAATATCAACCGTCAATCGTACAGTGGCTGGGAATATGCTGGAAATAAAGGCATCAACCTACCAATCCACACTGTACGACGACTGCATAATGAATGTAAAGAATTTGGAGCCGTCATTCCTGTCTGAGTTTGCCCAGTTACCAACTCAAATCGACCGGCCATGGTGGCCGACATCGTGGATGAGATACGAAGCTTTCCTCAAAAAATACGGTTCCCATATGGTGTCGTCAGTCATATATGGCGCCAGCATAAAACAGATGGCATTCGCTGAGAGCAAAAGTGAGTACACCGAAAGAGATTTCCAAGTAAACTGCTGCCTCCAGTTGGGTGGGTCAGCTGAAGCTGTCAGCGTCGATATTAACATTTGCGCTGGTATCACTAAGGATGAAATTAAACGGGTCAAACATATGGCAATGAGTGACAGTCTCATCATAAGGGGAGGCAGTGACGAAACTCGCAACGCCCTAATTGGAAAACGCACTGCTGAACTGATCAAAAAATTCATGACCGAAGCCAAGACGACCAATTCAACTATGGAATTCAAATTCACGTCTATATGGGACATTTTGAAAGGAACCTCCAAGGTCACCAGTGACAATTATCTCAGAGCAGTCAACCTAGAGAATTTCTATCTCGGTTACAGAAACTACGGATGCCCGTTTCAGAAGTCTGGAAATCAGATACTTCAAGTGTTCAATCACAGTCGATTTTCAACCCCGGACATGCCCATATATGAATGCTCCCTCGCCCCTGACGGTTGCCATAGTGACCATGACTGCCATTACGCAATTGGGGTCTTTTGCGCCTGTCGAGGCCGAACCTGTGTAGAGTACAAAGAGATTATGCTGGAAACCGGAGCTTTTAAGACTGTAGCTGTTCCACACCTGACGGATACAGCTTTTGAATTAGAGTGGAAAGGCTGTGACTGGAACCCCCGTTGGCCGGGATCCAGTTGTCAGTGCCGTAAAGAAAACCACCAACGAAGAGTGGTCTGGTCCTCCTTCCAGAAATCGGGCTGCAGATTGAGGGGTTGGGAACGTTTTCCAAGAAGAAGTCGACTGAGAAAAAATTAG